In one window of Henckelia pumila isolate YLH828 chromosome 1, ASM3356847v2, whole genome shotgun sequence DNA:
- the LOC140876262 gene encoding anther-specific protein LAT52-like, whose translation MAKVVGLVSAICIILAISTVAHGRDQVFNIEGDVYCDPCRVQFQTTLSQKLPGATVRLVCTDEVTRKVTYDVEGVSNADGHYSLKVVGDHENDICDVTPVKSPLPQCSDPMTDVLKSRIVCTDNSGMHTAVRYANPLGFMTNNIHAQCPQVLHDLDLHDF comes from the exons ATGGCAAAGGTTGTTGGTCTCGTCTCCGCGATCTGCATCATCCTTGCCATTTCCACAGTCGCACACGGCCGTGATCAAGTGTTCAACATCGAAGGAGACGTATACTGCGACCCTTGCCGTGTCCAGTTCCAGACCACCCTCAGCCAAAAGCTCCCAG GTGCAACCGTGCGTTTAGTATGCACAGACGAGGTAACGAGGAAGGTGACATACGATGTAGAAGGCGTGAGCAACGCAGACGGACACTACAGCTTAAAAGTAGTGGGAGATCACGAGAACGATATCTGTGACGTGACTCCTGTGAAGAGCCCTTTACCCCAATGCAGCGACCCCATGACCGATGTCTTGAAATCCCGGATCGTCTGCACCGACAACTCCGGCATGCACACCGCCGTCCGCTACGCGAACCCTCTCGGATTCATGACCAACAACATTCATGCACAGTGTCCCCAAGTTCTCCATGATTTGGACCTCcatgatttttaa